The Deinococcus depolymerans genome has a segment encoding these proteins:
- a CDS encoding alpha/beta fold hydrolase: MKRRALLTLLLAAALTAPATAQDSVPADPAGDAEASLTDDLTDDLNADFDPGVLAATDPAQRTLDAVPARRVVRPGLTVPGTPSRLNASVTVRYGPDTPSAVLLLMPGYLGGAGSFDRLARQIVLLNPRWAVWAVDRRSNLLEDHTALLGRDVPTLQRLVRAGVDVRAPASLTFMKDWGLDTTLRDWRAAVLEARKLTPNVFLGGHSMGGTLAGLYAAYDFGGAAGERDVRGLIMLDGLPGLMSGPPLTPDEYAQAARNPLGPLPGLNGLTRDPYVDSVVFSPKLASRAAAQARLAALAPDAPAPTGGLTPYPATNLAAAMTQLEQRYALLPFLALRTGRATNASEAPNLGARLLGAAFPGAGDARWIIGPQDPVRPVGWETDPAAPTNPQDFARRFLTPLSDYSEWYFPNRLTLDLAAARTGTRGTPFEQTLPVWHGRPLRVPVLGIAAARGVTSEAQYREYAAATQAALTTRTLPGAAHLDITVARGDQVARWITGWMQPLTR; encoded by the coding sequence CGTTCCCGCCGACCCGGCCGGGGACGCCGAGGCCAGCCTGACCGACGACCTGACCGACGACCTGAACGCCGACTTCGACCCGGGGGTCCTCGCCGCGACCGACCCGGCCCAGCGGACCCTGGACGCCGTTCCCGCGCGGCGCGTCGTGCGGCCGGGCCTGACCGTTCCCGGCACGCCCAGCCGCCTGAACGCCAGCGTCACGGTCCGGTACGGGCCGGACACGCCGTCCGCGGTGCTGCTGCTGATGCCCGGATACCTGGGCGGCGCCGGCAGCTTCGACCGGCTGGCCCGGCAGATCGTGCTCCTCAACCCCCGCTGGGCCGTGTGGGCCGTCGACCGCCGCAGCAACCTGCTCGAAGACCACACGGCGCTGCTCGGCCGCGACGTCCCCACCCTGCAACGCCTCGTCCGTGCAGGCGTGGACGTGCGCGCCCCCGCCAGCCTGACCTTCATGAAGGACTGGGGCCTGGACACCACCCTGCGCGACTGGCGGGCCGCCGTGCTGGAAGCCCGCAAACTCACCCCGAACGTCTTCCTGGGTGGGCACTCCATGGGCGGCACCCTGGCCGGCCTGTACGCCGCGTACGATTTCGGCGGCGCGGCCGGGGAACGCGACGTGCGCGGCCTGATCATGCTCGACGGCCTGCCCGGCCTGATGAGCGGCCCGCCCCTGACCCCCGACGAGTACGCGCAGGCGGCCCGCAACCCACTGGGACCGCTGCCCGGCCTGAACGGCCTGACCCGCGACCCCTACGTGGACTCGGTGGTGTTCAGCCCGAAACTCGCCAGTCGCGCCGCTGCGCAGGCCCGCCTCGCCGCGCTGGCCCCGGACGCCCCCGCCCCGACCGGCGGCCTCACCCCCTACCCCGCCACGAACCTCGCCGCCGCCATGACGCAACTCGAGCAGCGGTACGCCCTGCTGCCGTTCCTGGCCCTGAGGACCGGCCGCGCCACGAACGCCAGCGAGGCCCCCAACCTGGGCGCCCGCCTGCTGGGCGCCGCCTTTCCCGGCGCGGGCGACGCCCGCTGGATCATCGGCCCGCAGGACCCCGTCCGCCCGGTCGGCTGGGAAACGGACCCCGCCGCGCCCACCAATCCGCAGGACTTCGCGCGGCGCTTCCTGACCCCGCTGAGCGATTACAGCGAGTGGTACTTCCCGAACCGCCTGACCCTGGACCTCGCCGCGGCCCGCACCGGCACGCGCGGCACGCCCTTCGAGCAGACCCTGCCGGTCTGGCACGGCCGCCCGCTGCGGGTGCCGGTCCTCGGAATCGCCGCCGCCCGGGGGGTCACCAGCGAGGCGCAGTACCGCGAGTACGCCGCGGCCACCCAGGCGGCCCTCACCACCCGCACCCTGCCCGGCGCCGCGCACCTGGACATCACGGTGGCGCGCGGCGATCAGGTGGCCCGCTGGATTACCGGCTGGATGCAGCCCCTGACCCGCTGA